One Deinococcus cellulosilyticus NBRC 106333 = KACC 11606 genomic window carries:
- a CDS encoding insulinase family protein → MINSWQVGQTLHGYEVIRIASVPDLHGTLIELRHRSGARHIHIERDDPNLTFMVSFKTIPTDDTGVAHILEHLVLGGSEKFPVKDPFFMMMPRSLNTFMNALTGDDVTMYPFSTRNEKDFFNLMSIYLDAVFFPTLDEWKFKREAHRFEFTDPSDPQSPLTVQGIVYNEMKGTRADANSSFNNLLGKALYPDLTYARDSGGDPAAIVNLTYEQLKDFHARYYHPSNAYFFTYGNSDLGGILQLIDAWALGRFEAQPFNFEVGVQPQFEAPVTVRETYPSSDTDHKSIVALAWMTAPATDLYTTLKLSVLSSVLLGNSAAPLQKALIDSGLGQALAPGSGFNNSFAQTRFVAGLRGTNPEDAPAIEALILEVLKGLVEQGIPDELIDSAIHKIELYRKHVSNSGYPYSLKVAFSFLSEWMYGADPVESLNFNHHLEQLEAERKEGRVLENLIRTELLDNPHRALVILEASTTRAQEEAEQEQKFIQEAQSKMNEHDQQKVVHDALKVLSLQDDPGNLDALPNLEISDVNTTIPDVPYETSASEGTSVALVPQPTNGLVYVEALLYTHHLNDDQKDLLNLLSTAITRSGAGERDEVELARHLEAVTGGVSATISVHAKPENSLVSSETFTLSGKALVRNQSALLEVMRDMLFAPRFTPGRLRQLIKQQLVALESGIARAGHSYATRTAASQLSPVVALRERQAGLTQLNVLRKYASASDQELADLLIEFQQIVNDALRGGLWMCITAEQEQLEALKAESLQLFSTPKENLPQTPLQSAELAPVARLTESLVSFNAMSFRGVPYTHPDAAPLFILSQILTDTFLIPEIREKGGAYGAFSSYDTQAGVFSMSTYRDPQLSRSYRVFVEVLDRVRAGELEPRHLKEGILSACSALDPLTSPDTIGSNRVYGDLGGFTRERQEAFRTQILQTTLEDLKRVTDTYLKPELAAYATVTSSNILHAQSDLPVAFKELPI, encoded by the coding sequence ATGATCAACAGCTGGCAAGTGGGACAGACCCTCCATGGTTATGAAGTCATCCGCATTGCGTCCGTGCCCGATTTGCATGGCACCCTGATCGAACTGCGTCACCGTTCAGGCGCAAGGCACATCCACATTGAACGGGATGACCCAAACCTGACGTTCATGGTGAGCTTCAAGACCATCCCCACCGACGACACCGGGGTGGCGCACATCCTGGAACACCTTGTGCTGGGCGGATCGGAAAAGTTTCCGGTCAAAGATCCGTTCTTCATGATGATGCCCCGTTCTTTAAACACCTTCATGAACGCCCTCACCGGGGACGATGTCACCATGTATCCCTTCTCCACCCGCAACGAGAAGGATTTTTTCAACCTGATGTCCATCTATCTGGACGCGGTGTTCTTCCCCACCCTCGACGAGTGGAAGTTCAAACGGGAAGCCCACCGTTTCGAGTTCACAGATCCCTCCGATCCCCAGTCTCCCCTGACCGTTCAGGGCATCGTGTACAACGAGATGAAGGGAACGCGGGCAGATGCCAACAGTTCTTTCAACAACCTGCTGGGCAAGGCCCTGTATCCTGACCTCACCTATGCACGTGATTCCGGTGGAGACCCTGCGGCCATCGTCAACCTGACCTACGAGCAACTCAAAGACTTCCATGCCCGGTACTACCATCCCAGCAACGCCTACTTCTTCACCTATGGCAACAGCGATCTGGGTGGGATTCTGCAGTTGATTGATGCCTGGGCTCTGGGCAGATTTGAAGCCCAGCCTTTCAACTTCGAAGTGGGTGTGCAGCCCCAGTTTGAAGCACCTGTCACCGTGCGTGAAACCTACCCGAGCAGCGACACGGACCACAAGTCCATCGTGGCCCTGGCCTGGATGACCGCTCCTGCCACCGACCTGTACACCACCCTGAAACTGTCGGTGCTGTCCAGCGTTCTGCTGGGCAACAGTGCAGCCCCCCTTCAGAAAGCCCTGATCGATTCCGGTCTGGGACAGGCCCTGGCTCCGGGCTCTGGATTCAACAACAGTTTTGCCCAGACCCGTTTTGTGGCTGGCCTGAGGGGCACCAACCCTGAAGATGCTCCTGCGATTGAAGCCCTGATTCTGGAGGTGCTGAAGGGTCTGGTGGAACAGGGCATCCCCGATGAGCTGATCGACAGCGCCATCCACAAAATCGAGCTGTACCGCAAGCATGTTTCCAATTCGGGTTATCCTTACAGCCTCAAAGTGGCCTTCAGCTTTCTGTCCGAATGGATGTATGGAGCAGATCCCGTCGAGTCTCTGAACTTCAACCACCACCTGGAGCAGCTTGAAGCCGAGCGCAAAGAGGGCCGTGTGCTGGAAAACCTGATTCGCACGGAACTGCTCGACAACCCCCATAGGGCCCTTGTCATTCTGGAAGCCAGCACCACCCGCGCCCAGGAGGAAGCTGAGCAGGAGCAGAAGTTCATTCAGGAAGCGCAAAGCAAAATGAACGAGCACGACCAGCAGAAAGTCGTTCACGACGCCCTGAAGGTGCTTTCCCTGCAGGATGATCCAGGGAACCTGGACGCCCTGCCCAACCTGGAAATCAGCGACGTGAACACCACCATCCCGGATGTGCCTTACGAGACTTCTGCTTCTGAGGGCACATCTGTTGCACTGGTGCCCCAGCCCACCAACGGTCTGGTCTATGTGGAAGCCCTTCTGTACACCCATCACCTCAATGATGACCAGAAGGACCTGCTGAACCTGCTCTCCACGGCCATCACCCGCTCCGGGGCAGGGGAACGGGATGAGGTGGAACTGGCCCGCCATCTGGAGGCCGTCACCGGAGGGGTTTCCGCCACCATCAGCGTGCATGCAAAACCCGAGAACTCCCTGGTGAGCTCAGAAACCTTCACCCTGTCTGGAAAAGCACTGGTGCGCAACCAGTCTGCCTTGCTGGAAGTGATGCGGGACATGCTGTTTGCCCCCAGATTCACCCCGGGTCGCCTGCGCCAGCTGATCAAGCAGCAACTGGTGGCCCTGGAATCCGGAATTGCCCGGGCAGGGCACTCTTACGCCACCCGCACAGCAGCAAGCCAGTTGAGCCCCGTTGTGGCGCTCAGGGAGCGGCAGGCGGGTCTCACCCAGTTGAATGTGCTGCGCAAGTACGCCAGTGCCAGCGACCAGGAGCTCGCAGACCTGCTCATCGAATTCCAGCAAATTGTAAATGACGCGCTGAGGGGTGGTCTGTGGATGTGCATCACCGCGGAGCAGGAACAGCTTGAGGCCCTGAAGGCAGAATCCCTGCAGCTGTTCTCCACTCCGAAAGAAAACCTGCCTCAAACACCTCTGCAGAGTGCCGAACTCGCACCTGTGGCCCGACTCACCGAATCCCTGGTGTCCTTCAATGCCATGAGTTTCCGGGGTGTGCCTTACACCCATCCGGATGCAGCACCCCTGTTCATCCTCAGCCAGATCCTGACCGACACCTTCCTGATTCCCGAAATCCGTGAAAAAGGTGGGGCTTATGGGGCATTCAGCAGCTATGACACCCAGGCAGGCGTGTTTTCCATGTCCACCTACCGCGACCCTCAACTCAGCCGTTCCTACAGGGTCTTTGTGGAGGTGCTGGACCGGGTGCGTGCAGGTGAACTGGAACCCCGTCACCTGAAAGAGGGCATTCTGAGTGCCTGCAGTGCCCTCGACCCTCTCACCTCCCCGGACACCATTGGCAGCAACAGGGTTTACGGAGATCTGGGAGGGTTCACCCGTGAACGTCAGGAAGCTTTCCGGACCCAGATCCTGCAAACCACCCTGGAAGACCTGAAACGGGTCACCGATACCTATCTGAAACCCGAACTGGCTGCTTATGCCACTGTCACCAGCAGCAACATCTTGCATGCTCAGTCGGATCTTCCTGTGGCCTTCAAAGAATTGCCCATCTGA
- a CDS encoding alpha/beta hydrolase → METWATFTVGGQKIHGMLHLPDTPRPEAGHPSVIFLHGFTGSKSEHHRLFVLLARRLAQLGIAALRFDYRGNGDSEGDFSEMTITRNVEDAVAAADYLRNYPDLDPRNVRVLGFSMGGLTATLAATKMQAERLLLWAPAAPEGMLRILNGKIPATTTDHGGWPLGRQYFLDLATHDTRKALAAYRGPVRIIQGEKDQAVPLQTAISYAEHANAELIVIPEADHIFGSFQWTDWVFEKSIEFLI, encoded by the coding sequence ATGGAAACATGGGCCACGTTCACGGTGGGCGGCCAGAAGATTCACGGCATGCTTCACCTTCCCGACACCCCCAGACCTGAAGCAGGCCATCCCAGCGTGATCTTTTTGCACGGATTCACAGGCTCGAAAAGTGAACACCACCGGCTTTTCGTGTTGCTGGCCCGCAGGCTGGCACAGCTTGGCATTGCCGCTCTACGCTTTGATTACCGGGGCAACGGCGACAGCGAGGGGGATTTCAGTGAAATGACCATCACCCGCAATGTGGAAGATGCGGTAGCTGCTGCGGATTACCTGCGCAACTATCCCGATCTGGACCCCAGAAATGTGCGGGTGCTCGGTTTCTCGATGGGAGGACTGACTGCCACCCTGGCTGCCACAAAAATGCAGGCAGAGCGTTTGCTGCTGTGGGCACCCGCTGCACCCGAAGGCATGCTGCGCATCCTGAACGGGAAGATTCCTGCCACCACCACGGACCACGGTGGATGGCCCCTGGGCAGACAGTACTTTCTGGACCTCGCCACCCACGACACCAGAAAGGCCCTGGCCGCCTACCGGGGACCTGTACGCATCATTCAGGGAGAGAAGGATCAGGCCGTACCGCTCCAGACCGCCATCAGTTATGCAGAACATGCCAATGCCGAACTGATTGTGATTCCAGAAGCGGACCACATCTTTGGTTCCTTTCAGTGGACCGACTGGGTGTTTGAAAAGAGCATTGAGTTTCTGATCTGA
- the aspS gene encoding aspartate--tRNA(Asn) ligase: MHETVVETLQRTLVQDLSQHVGETVLLKGWVYARRDLGGVQFLTLRDRTGIVQCVGSHLEIPMAESVVQVKGKVVQHPKAPGGYEIQIAELQVISRAVEPSPVELPKVQWNVNPETLLDYRYVSVRGLKERAALKVQSVLVQSFREALIDAGFTEIFTPKIVSAGAEGGSNLFEVDYFGERAYLAQSPQLYKQIMVGVYERVFETAPVYRAEEHATSRHLNEYLSLDVELGFIESDEDVMQIEEMVLQRICKELADKCQKEFDLFKVQAPVAPERFPRIPLLEARQLIKDHFGYSVGGKDLDPEGERLLSQYFQEKEGSDFVFVTRFPKNARPFYAYYEADGMTRSFDLLYRGIEITSGGQRIHEYPMLLESLADRNMKVDGFEGYLEVFKHGMPPHGGFAIGAERLTAKFLGIQNVRYARAFPRDRHRLLP, translated from the coding sequence ATGCACGAGACTGTGGTAGAAACGCTTCAGAGAACCCTGGTTCAGGACCTCAGCCAGCACGTCGGAGAGACCGTCTTACTGAAAGGCTGGGTGTACGCCAGACGGGACCTCGGGGGGGTGCAGTTTCTGACCCTCAGGGACCGCACCGGCATTGTGCAGTGCGTGGGTTCCCACCTGGAAATCCCCATGGCAGAATCTGTGGTTCAGGTGAAGGGCAAAGTGGTGCAGCACCCCAAGGCCCCTGGCGGATACGAAATCCAGATTGCCGAACTTCAGGTGATTTCCAGAGCCGTGGAACCCTCTCCCGTGGAACTTCCCAAAGTGCAGTGGAACGTCAACCCCGAAACGCTGCTGGACTACCGTTACGTCAGTGTGCGCGGGCTCAAGGAACGTGCTGCCCTGAAGGTGCAGTCGGTGCTGGTTCAATCCTTCCGTGAAGCCCTGATCGACGCTGGTTTCACGGAAATTTTTACGCCCAAGATTGTATCTGCCGGAGCCGAAGGCGGTTCCAACCTCTTCGAAGTGGACTACTTCGGTGAGCGCGCCTACCTGGCCCAGAGCCCCCAGCTTTACAAGCAGATCATGGTCGGTGTGTACGAGCGGGTGTTTGAAACGGCCCCCGTGTACCGTGCGGAAGAACATGCCACCAGCCGTCACCTGAACGAATACCTCTCTCTGGACGTCGAGCTGGGTTTCATCGAATCCGATGAGGATGTGATGCAGATTGAAGAGATGGTCCTGCAGCGCATCTGCAAAGAACTCGCAGACAAATGCCAGAAGGAATTTGACCTCTTCAAAGTTCAGGCCCCTGTGGCACCTGAGCGTTTCCCCAGAATTCCGCTGCTGGAAGCCCGCCAGCTCATCAAGGACCACTTCGGGTACAGTGTGGGCGGCAAGGACCTTGACCCTGAAGGGGAACGCCTGCTCAGCCAGTACTTCCAGGAAAAAGAGGGCAGCGATTTTGTGTTCGTCACCCGCTTCCCCAAAAATGCACGTCCCTTCTATGCCTACTATGAAGCAGACGGCATGACCCGCAGCTTTGACCTGCTGTACCGGGGCATCGAGATCACCTCCGGGGGACAGCGCATCCACGAGTACCCCATGCTGCTCGAAAGCCTGGCAGACCGCAACATGAAAGTGGATGGTTTCGAGGGGTACCTCGAAGTCTTCAAGCACGGCATGCCCCCTCACGGTGGTTTTGCCATTGGTGCAGAGCGCCTGACTGCCAAATTCCTGGGCATCCAGAACGTGCGATATGCACGTGCCTTCCCCAGAGACCGTCACCGTCTGCTGCCCTGA
- a CDS encoding DegV family protein: MLKVITDSTCDLLPEQVEAHHLSVVPLYVNFDGKLQKDRLEISTPDIFTGVKAGKKIPSTSQPSPEDFKGFYDNALMVADHVLSIHISSKMSGTAQSATLAAKEFEGRVTVFDSETVSVGLGMMAMRASDMAWMGSKREEILVALEQVRQKQSIMFTVDTLDYLRMNGRIGGAQALLGSLLNIKPVLGVKNGRVEAAGRVRGRPQAIKELQNHIAKYVQVNGPSRLCMIDTPGGEEEAQRMAEAVKATGVEVIGINPLGAVVATHAGPGTIGYGIEPIKL; encoded by the coding sequence ATGCTCAAAGTGATCACCGATTCGACCTGTGATCTTCTGCCCGAACAGGTGGAGGCACATCACCTTTCCGTGGTGCCCCTGTACGTGAATTTTGATGGGAAACTGCAAAAGGACCGCCTGGAAATCAGCACCCCTGACATTTTCACCGGTGTCAAAGCAGGCAAGAAGATTCCTTCCACCAGCCAGCCCTCCCCCGAAGACTTCAAAGGTTTTTATGACAACGCCCTGATGGTGGCCGACCATGTGCTTTCCATCCACATCTCCAGCAAGATGTCTGGCACCGCCCAGAGTGCCACCCTTGCTGCCAAGGAGTTTGAAGGCCGCGTGACGGTCTTCGACTCTGAAACGGTTTCGGTGGGTCTGGGCATGATGGCCATGCGCGCCAGCGACATGGCCTGGATGGGCAGCAAACGCGAAGAAATCCTTGTGGCCCTGGAGCAGGTGCGCCAGAAGCAGAGCATCATGTTCACCGTGGACACCCTGGACTACCTGCGCATGAACGGACGCATTGGAGGTGCCCAGGCCCTGCTGGGAAGCCTTCTCAACATCAAACCTGTCCTGGGCGTAAAGAATGGCCGCGTCGAAGCTGCAGGCCGGGTGCGTGGTCGTCCCCAGGCCATCAAAGAATTGCAGAACCACATCGCCAAATATGTGCAGGTCAACGGTCCCTCCCGTCTGTGCATGATTGACACCCCCGGAGGGGAAGAAGAAGCCCAGAGAATGGCCGAGGCCGTCAAAGCCACTGGCGTGGAAGTGATCGGCATCAACCCTCTCGGTGCGGTGGTGGCGACCCACGCCGGACCCGGGACCATCGGGTACGGCATCGAACCCATCAAACTGTAA
- a CDS encoding serine hydrolase, translated as MWTKISIGVLAVTLASLSWMLTPLGGQQEASSLPQLTPVAQAAPVHVQKPVCYAFQPRNIPHVDAPTPPSRLQGKLGLFVAEVDPVTLAFKRVVSRDANSSFPLASTYKQAVMYELARQVDQGEVSLKEIFDVTQSNHSLGEFPYDGSDVNTLAVRMIKNSDNTATDILQRRVGLRKVQANIDALNLCKTRMIMTTKGWWTAQASMSPMFPKNREALLKAAEEYGKLRGEALYQKAEALDQDAQKVFWLDLDKAITRYFESDRYDPRVDLNTHNVSTPAELAVFLSHEFLRNGLNPQTDKWFREVMATAPNGSRLALPHEYFGGKGGNGWRILTYSGYLLGKDGKHYVYAFLNQESGHTYTMRDTGAAFIWINQAFKALQALPEASPPALQASPQGNAERGTPQ; from the coding sequence ATGTGGACCAAAATCTCCATCGGGGTGCTCGCCGTCACCCTGGCCTCTCTTTCATGGATGCTGACCCCTCTGGGGGGACAGCAGGAAGCATCCAGCCTTCCTCAACTCACGCCGGTGGCACAGGCTGCACCTGTTCATGTTCAGAAACCTGTGTGCTATGCGTTCCAGCCCAGAAACATTCCCCATGTTGATGCCCCCACACCTCCCAGCAGATTGCAGGGCAAACTGGGCCTTTTCGTGGCAGAGGTGGACCCGGTGACCCTGGCCTTCAAACGTGTGGTTTCCAGAGATGCCAACAGTTCCTTCCCCCTTGCCAGCACCTACAAACAGGCCGTGATGTACGAACTGGCCCGGCAGGTGGATCAGGGTGAAGTCTCCCTGAAAGAAATCTTTGACGTTACCCAGAGCAATCACAGCCTGGGTGAATTCCCCTACGATGGAAGCGACGTGAACACCCTTGCTGTGCGCATGATCAAAAACAGCGACAACACCGCCACTGACATCCTGCAAAGACGGGTCGGGCTCAGAAAAGTCCAGGCAAACATTGATGCCCTGAACCTCTGCAAAACCCGCATGATCATGACCACCAAAGGCTGGTGGACCGCCCAGGCCAGCATGAGTCCCATGTTCCCCAAAAACAGAGAGGCGCTGCTGAAAGCCGCCGAGGAATATGGCAAGCTGCGCGGAGAAGCGCTGTACCAGAAAGCAGAAGCCCTGGACCAGGATGCGCAGAAAGTCTTCTGGCTCGATCTGGACAAGGCCATCACCAGATACTTTGAGTCAGACCGCTATGATCCCAGAGTGGACCTGAACACCCATAATGTCAGCACACCAGCAGAATTGGCTGTCTTCCTCTCCCATGAATTCCTGCGCAACGGTCTGAATCCGCAAACAGACAAATGGTTCCGGGAAGTGATGGCCACCGCACCCAATGGCAGCAGGCTTGCCCTACCCCATGAATACTTTGGAGGCAAAGGGGGCAACGGCTGGCGTATTCTGACCTACAGTGGATACCTGCTGGGAAAAGATGGAAAACACTACGTGTATGCCTTCCTGAACCAGGAAAGTGGTCACACTTACACCATGCGAGACACCGGAGCGGCTTTCATCTGGATCAATCAGGCCTTCAAGGCCCTGCAGGCCCTGCCAGAAGCCAGCCCTCCAGCCCTGCAGGCCAGTCCTCAGGGCAATGCTGAACGGGGTACACCACAATAA
- a CDS encoding N-acetylmuramoyl-L-alanine amidase family protein produces MSIFRVLLLALFALNWAFATPRVGQYEGYTRLVLDLPKEVKYFINEQKTTLTVRLTGIKLPAVSSQVSSNEISSYEIRTSGSDTLWVMNLKHPLQKKYTSFWLDSVDGKGVRLVLDLGSKSVASNATTKNTSQPAGSKTPTARAPTPPVIKKQKLRVVIDAGHGGNDPGMVGFITEKEVTLDVALKLKEILRKKNVEVVLTRDEDEDLSPDKRTDLTARANMANAGTVNVFVSIHVNSGPESAQGVETFIFGETQGSQTRALAVKENGGGAIGESITKQATSYAQSILGDILVQANLTLSRQFAQAVQNSMVRELNAINRGVKSGPLMVLRFARTPAILVEIGFGSHPVEGRKLDNPSYRQQVAESIASGIFNFLHVK; encoded by the coding sequence ATGAGCATTTTCCGCGTTCTCCTGCTGGCCCTCTTTGCATTAAACTGGGCTTTTGCCACACCCAGGGTTGGGCAATACGAGGGTTACACCCGTCTGGTTCTGGATCTGCCAAAAGAGGTCAAGTACTTCATCAACGAACAGAAAACCACCCTGACGGTGCGCCTGACCGGCATCAAACTGCCTGCAGTGTCCTCCCAGGTCTCCTCCAACGAAATCAGCAGTTATGAGATCAGAACTTCTGGCAGTGACACGCTGTGGGTGATGAACCTCAAGCATCCTCTGCAAAAAAAGTACACCTCTTTCTGGCTGGACAGCGTGGATGGAAAAGGGGTGCGGCTGGTGCTGGATCTGGGCAGCAAGAGTGTGGCTTCAAATGCAACCACCAAGAACACGTCTCAGCCTGCTGGCAGCAAAACCCCCACAGCCAGAGCACCCACTCCTCCTGTCATCAAGAAGCAGAAGTTGCGTGTGGTGATCGACGCTGGACACGGAGGCAATGACCCCGGAATGGTGGGTTTCATCACCGAGAAGGAAGTCACGCTGGATGTGGCCCTGAAATTAAAAGAGATCCTGCGCAAGAAAAATGTCGAAGTGGTGCTCACCCGCGATGAAGACGAGGACCTCAGCCCGGACAAGCGCACCGACCTGACCGCCAGAGCAAACATGGCGAATGCTGGAACGGTCAATGTGTTCGTCAGCATTCACGTCAATTCAGGCCCAGAGAGTGCCCAGGGGGTGGAAACCTTCATCTTCGGGGAAACCCAGGGATCGCAGACCCGTGCCCTGGCCGTCAAAGAGAACGGGGGTGGAGCCATCGGTGAAAGCATCACCAAGCAGGCCACCAGTTACGCCCAGAGCATTCTTGGGGACATTCTGGTGCAGGCCAACCTCACCCTTTCCCGGCAATTTGCCCAGGCCGTTCAAAATTCGATGGTGCGAGAACTGAATGCAATCAACAGGGGCGTGAAGTCCGGCCCTCTGATGGTCCTTCGTTTTGCCCGCACTCCTGCCATCCTGGTGGAAATCGGGTTCGGTTCACATCCTGTGGAGGGCCGCAAACTGGACAACCCCTCGTACCGACAGCAGGTTGCTGAAAGCATTGCCAGTGGCATCTTCAACTTTCTGCATGTGAAGTAG
- a CDS encoding cob(I)yrinic acid a,c-diamide adenosyltransferase, producing the protein MKIYTRTGDQGETGLYGADRVSKGHPRVEAYGTVDELNSLLGLARAQSQDALLDEELAYLQNALFDVGADLATRADSPYAKNVNRMDAEDVAVLEGMIDRLETECEPLRNFIHPGGTVTAATLHVARNVARRAERDVVRLQQEEEVNPQVRVYLNRVSDLLFVMARAVNARSGLSETLWHVKGRK; encoded by the coding sequence ATGAAGATTTATACCCGAACAGGAGACCAGGGTGAGACCGGTCTTTATGGTGCAGATCGGGTGTCCAAAGGGCACCCCAGAGTGGAAGCCTACGGTACAGTGGACGAGCTCAATTCCCTGCTGGGCCTGGCCCGTGCCCAGAGCCAGGATGCTCTTCTGGATGAAGAACTGGCTTATCTGCAAAATGCCCTGTTTGATGTCGGGGCAGATCTGGCCACCCGTGCAGACAGTCCTTATGCCAAAAACGTCAACCGAATGGATGCAGAGGATGTTGCAGTGCTTGAAGGCATGATTGACCGTCTGGAAACTGAATGTGAGCCTCTGAGGAATTTCATTCACCCTGGTGGAACCGTGACTGCTGCAACCCTGCATGTGGCCCGCAATGTCGCCAGACGTGCAGAACGGGATGTGGTGCGCCTGCAACAGGAAGAGGAGGTGAACCCACAGGTGAGGGTTTACCTGAACCGCGTTTCTGACCTGCTTTTCGTGATGGCCCGTGCTGTAAACGCACGTTCAGGCCTCAGTGAGACCCTCTGGCATGTCAAAGGCAGAAAATGA
- the malQ gene encoding 4-alpha-glucanotransferase yields the protein MLRNGSNSKLEVVMNLPRSSGILLHPTSFPGRYGVGELGASAYAFLDWLFEAGQQWWQVLPLGPTGYGDSPYQSFSAFAGNPYLISFDDLQKEGLLTEEDLADTPDFPPGKVDYGWIYIWKFQKLRAAYTHFRDGDFGQLKAEFETFKAEESQWLSDYALFMALKDENGGLPWNAWDLPIRRREAQAMQEARVRLADDIERISFYQFLFFRAWTSIRKYAHSKGIQIIGDIPIFVAMDSADAWANPDQFYFDDLGQPTVVAGVPPDYFSETGQLWGNPLYRWDIMQERGFDWWIERIKGCLKLYDLVRIDHFRGFEAYWEIQYPAETAINGQWVKAPGKALFQKIRDALGEIPIIAEDLGVITPEVEDLRDSFGFPGMAILQFAFGGGDWASNAFLPENLKENQIVYTGTHDNDTTRGWFNSAKEDEKHHLNQVAHTEVTEDRVAWLLTEMAWRSRTKVAIVPLQDVLNLGTEARMNLPGSLSDSNWSWRYPQGALSPFVSRRLKSLTQESGRYVQPGVTV from the coding sequence ATGTTGAGGAATGGAAGCAATTCCAAACTGGAGGTTGTGATGAACTTACCCCGCAGCAGCGGCATCCTGCTCCACCCCACGTCATTTCCTGGACGGTATGGCGTCGGTGAGCTTGGAGCAAGTGCATATGCATTTTTAGACTGGCTGTTTGAAGCCGGACAGCAATGGTGGCAGGTGCTGCCCCTTGGCCCAACCGGTTACGGCGACAGCCCCTATCAATCGTTCAGTGCTTTTGCAGGCAACCCCTACCTGATCAGCTTTGATGACCTCCAGAAAGAAGGCCTGCTGACAGAAGAAGACCTTGCTGACACCCCCGATTTCCCCCCTGGCAAGGTGGATTATGGCTGGATCTACATCTGGAAATTCCAGAAGCTCCGTGCAGCCTACACCCACTTCAGGGACGGTGACTTCGGTCAGCTGAAAGCCGAATTTGAGACATTCAAGGCAGAGGAAAGCCAGTGGCTCAGCGATTACGCCCTGTTCATGGCCCTGAAAGACGAAAATGGTGGACTGCCCTGGAACGCCTGGGACCTCCCCATCCGTCGCCGTGAAGCACAGGCCATGCAGGAGGCCAGAGTGCGCCTCGCAGATGACATTGAGCGCATCAGCTTCTACCAGTTCCTGTTTTTCCGGGCCTGGACCAGCATCCGGAAGTATGCCCACAGCAAAGGCATCCAGATCATCGGAGACATCCCGATTTTTGTGGCCATGGACTCTGCAGACGCCTGGGCCAACCCTGACCAGTTCTACTTTGATGACCTCGGTCAACCCACGGTGGTGGCAGGCGTTCCACCAGACTACTTCAGTGAAACCGGACAGCTGTGGGGAAACCCCCTGTACCGCTGGGACATCATGCAGGAGCGTGGTTTCGACTGGTGGATTGAACGCATCAAGGGCTGCCTGAAACTGTACGATCTGGTCCGAATTGACCACTTCAGAGGCTTCGAAGCCTACTGGGAAATCCAGTACCCCGCAGAAACCGCCATCAATGGACAGTGGGTCAAAGCCCCCGGCAAGGCCCTCTTCCAGAAGATTCGCGATGCACTCGGTGAAATCCCCATCATTGCAGAAGACCTTGGGGTCATCACCCCTGAAGTTGAAGACCTGAGAGATTCTTTCGGATTCCCTGGCATGGCCATTCTGCAATTCGCCTTCGGAGGCGGGGACTGGGCATCCAACGCCTTCCTCCCTGAAAACCTCAAGGAGAACCAGATTGTTTACACGGGCACCCACGACAACGACACCACCCGTGGCTGGTTCAACAGTGCCAAAGAGGACGAAAAACACCACCTCAATCAGGTGGCCCACACCGAAGTCACCGAGGACCGCGTGGCCTGGCTCCTCACCGAAATGGCCTGGCGTTCCCGCACCAAAGTGGCCATTGTTCCCCTGCAGGATGTGCTCAACCTGGGCACAGAGGCCCGCATGAACCTTCCTGGAAGCCTCAGTGACAGCAACTGGTCCTGGCGGTACCCCCAGGGTGCCCTGAGCCCCTTCGTGTCCCGACGCCTGAAGTCCCTGACGCAGGAGTCTGGGCGGTACGTGCAGCCTGGAGTTACGGTCTAA